In Canis lupus baileyi chromosome 19, mCanLup2.hap1, whole genome shotgun sequence, the sequence gatcaaatctcacatcgggctccctgcaaggagctggcttctccccctgcctgtgcctctgcctctctctgtgtgtctctcatgaataaataaataaaatcttaaaaaagaaagaagaaagaaagaaggaaggaaggaaggaaggaaggaaggaaggaaggaaggaaggaaggaaggaaggaaggaaggaaataaatcttagggacccctaggtggctcagtgcttgagcatctacctttggctcaagctatgatcccagggtcctgggatggagtcccgacttccagctccttgcaggcagactgcttctccctctgtctgtgtctctgtctctctgtgtgtgtctctcataaataaataaattttaaaaatatttttaaaaaatctttaaaaaaacgagTTGACATGAATAGTTTCATTGAACCCTAGGAGATAGGGAATCCTCTAATTCCCATTTAACTGATGACCAAATGAGGCTTACAGAGGCTAATCCATCCACCCAAGATCATCAGAGCCAGGGTTCCACCCACTGTCTGCCTGACCCCAAAGCCTGCCTCTCTTTGACCATGAGGAACAGTTGCCAGATTTGGAGATTCAGAGGCAGGAACGGTGGTATAGGGtgaagtgggtgggggtgaagggtAGGGAGAGCCAACACCAATGGCCAGgactttttaaactttcttcAAAGGGCACCGAGGAGTAATGGAGGGTTGTGAGCAGAAGGACGGGAGGAAGCATGGACTGCCGTGTGAAGAGTGGatcaaaaaaaatagtaacaaaaagtAATAACTATCCAAACCACGATGAGATGCCACTTCAGCCTCACAAGGATGGCTATCACAAAAAaagacaaggggcacctgggtggctcagttggttaagtgtctgccttcggctcaggttatgatctcagggtcctgagatcaagtcccacatcaggctctctcagACCAGCTCAAGCGCATTCAGGGTGTTATGTTagaccaggctctctgctcagcagaaagtccacttctccctctccctctgcccctctcttccactcatgctctctctctctctctctgagattgCCAGTAAGTATGAAGTCTACCTTTCTGAGTGATGAAGTGTTCTAAAATTGGttatggtgatggttacacaCTCTGCGACTATGCTAAGAACCTTAGAAATAATGgttataaaatactttgaaatataaaatactttcgcgggatccctgggtggcgcagcggtttggcgcctgcctttggcccagggcgcgatcctggagacccgggatcgagtcccacctcgggctcccggtgcatggagcctgcttctccctctgcctgtgtctctgcctctctctctctctctgtgactatcataaataaaacaaaacaaaacaaaacaaaattaaaaaaaaaatactttcgcTGGGTGAATGGTATGGCAAGCGAATTATCTCTCTATAAAGCTGTGAAAACATAATACCTGACATTTATAGAGTGGTTTGCTCTGACAGGCAAGGTGTTAACACTTTGCACCGATGGCTGCATTCATATTCACAAGATCACTGTTTGGAAGACCCCATTTTACAGGGGGGAGACAGATCAGAGAGGTTTGGCAAGCCATATAGTGAGGTGATGGTCAGACTGCAGAGCCTGGCATTCCAGGCCCCACCAGACCCGAGCCTTGCGCGACCCCCAGTCTGCTCCCAGCCCCCTGTTCTTTCCTCCCCCTAAGCTAAGCTTCTGCGCAACTGACCcgatttcagtttctttcacaCGCTCATGCTTTGCAGCCTTCAGGCCTTTGCATCTGCTGCTCTACTGCCTCTGCCcagctcttttttcttcttcccttctcttctatcTAATCCACCAAATGAATATCTAAGTGTGAGCAGGCGAGAGAGGGAGGGGGTGCTGACTCCCAGTTTCCAATCCTAGGGCTTGGGAAGTGAGAGGTGCAGGGAAGTGGGTACTAGAGGGGCGGCCTGGGGGAAAGATCAGGGCCAGCCTCCTCCATCTCCCTGAGGATTTGGCCCTCACCCATGGGGACAGGTTTCGAAATCCTTGGCCTGATTTTAACCCAAGCTGtaactggggggcggggggtgaggtcAGCTTTTCCACTGGGCTGTTTGCCAGGCCTGGGGTGAGCAGGTGAGGAGAGAAGGATGCGGCTCCACCCAAGTCCTGCCCATCGTGTTGGGACCAGTTGATGCCACTGCCAAGCTGCCTTCTCCTCCCTTGCTCCACCAGCCCAAAAGTCTCTTCTTAGAACCTGTAAGAAGAAGTacacaaatacaataaaatgctATTCAGCTGCAAAATGGAATGGACTCCCGATGCCTGCAACCACTGGAAGGACCCAGAAAAtgttatgccaagtgaaagaagtcagatacaaAAGGCCACGGATTGCACGATTCCATTCATGTGAAGTGTCTGGGTAAGGGAAGTGGGTGCTTCATGGGTGTGGTTTCCTTCTGGGGTGACGAAatgtcttcttctcttttttttttttttttgaaatgccttttttattttaagattttatttatttcttcatgagagacagagagagaggcaaagacataggcagagttggagaagcaggctcccttcagggagcctgttgtgggattcgatcccaagaccccaggatcacggcctgagccaaaggcagatgctcaaccactgagccacccaggtgcccctgaaatgtcTCAAACTAGACCAAGGTAGCAGTTGCATACCATGGTGAATGTACTCAAAGTCAATGAGTTGTacctttaaaatggttaattttatgttacgtGAATATGGCCtcgattttaaaaaataaaaggagtatgCTAGGCCTTTACTCATGAAGACTTCTCTGCCAGGAATCCCCTTTCCATTGACCTCAGCTTCCTTCACCTCCTCAAGGAGGGATCCCCTGCTGTCTGGATCCAAAGTGGTTCCCAGTCACTCTCCTATCATACCATGATATTTTATTAGTTAATAGCACACATCACTATgtggaattccttttttttcctacattttatttatttattcattttatttgtttattcatgagagactcacagagagaggcagagacataggcagagggagaagcaggctgcccacaaggagactaatgcaggactcaattccaggaccctgggatcatgacctgagccaaaggcaggcactcaaccactgagccacgcaggtgcctcagatgttttgctttgttttgaatttaatttttatttttttaatatttcatttatttatttatgagagacacacacagagagaagcagagacacagacagagggagaagcaggattcctgcagggagccggatgcaggactcaatcccaggaccccaggatcacgccctgagccaaaggccgatgctcaactgctgagccacccaggcgtccctgttttgttttgttctgtttttaattaatagactTATATTTCAGTGCAGTTTTATTGCACGGAGAATAAGTGGAAAGGACAGAGTCCCCATATATACCCTGCTGCCCCACAATTTCCCCCCCGTGGACATGCCACATCACTGTGGTACATCGGGTACAACCAGGGAACCTGCCATGACTCATCATTaccacccagagtccacagtgTCCATTAGGCTTCCCTCTTGGTGTGCtacattctataggtttggaCAAAGGTGCATTGACATAAATCTGCCATCACTATCATTAAAATCCTCTGAGCTCATCTTCATCCTTCTCAACTCCTTGACCCCtgccaaccactgatctttctactgTCTTCTTCACACTTTTGGAccttccagaatgtcatagaatTGCAATTAAAACGGCATgtagccttttctttctttctttctttctttctttctttctttctttctttctttctttctgattttgtttatttatttatttatttgagagagagagcagggggaggagcagagggagaggaagagagaatctccagcagactccgtgctgagcacagagcctgacatggggcttgatcccaggaccctgagatcatgacctgagctgaaaccaagagtcagaagctcaaccaactgagcctcccaggtgccccacaggttgccttttctgactgcttctttcacttagtgatatgcATTTAAGGTCCTTGCATTTAAGGTCTCTGTATGGGGAGGAGTATCAAAAATCtgtggacaaaaataaaaattaaaaaaaaaaaagaatttgtggacaAAGATTAAGGCCCAtcaggatgatttttttaaagatttttttttttcattgattcataagagacacacacagagagaggcagagacaccggcagagggagaagcaggctccatgccgggagcctgatgcgatcccgggactccaggatcacgccctgggccaaaggcaggcgccaaaccgctgagccacccagggatccccctaatcaTGTATTTCAAATCAGTATGGGCTTGTGGATATTTATCTCACtgtttgggttataatccaatactatgGTTATTCGTTTTGTTTCTCACacatattctttaaagattttatttatttattcatgagagacacacacacagagaggcagagacacaggcagagggaaaagcaggctccctgcggggaccccaatgtgggactcgtcccaggaccccgggatcatgacctgagctgaaggcagaggctcaaccaactgagccaccaaggtggctcagattgttccagctttggcctgGGGGTGTTCTTTCCggttggctcctgtgtcctttgGGCTGGTTTTGTTTTAGGACTTTCTGACTTTCTGGCCCTGGAAAAGTCTCCaggctgtttttttgttgttgttgttgttgttgttgttgtttttgttgttgttgttgttttaagattttatttattagagagagagagagaagcaggctccacgcagggagcctgatgtgggactcgatcctaggtctccaggatcacgccctgggctgaaggcagcgctccAGGCTGgttttgtattttctctccttaGCCCTAGGATCGgctacttctttccttttttggaaaaaggtatttagaaaccaagacctTGGGGCTGAGTGTACTCATTTTTCTAGTGTGCCAATATTCTGAATCTTCAGCAGACAGCACtaggaaatatatgtgtgtttactaggccatgtatacacacatttatattttttttcttagctatCTATTAAACATGCCATCTTGCTAACCACAATCCAGCatctcattgcttttattttttatttttttatttttttatttttgaggggatccctgggtagctcagcgtaaacgcgctgccttcggcccagggcatgatcctggaatcccaggatcgagtcccgcatagggttccccgcaaggagcctgcttctctgtctgcctgtgtctctgcctctctctctgtctgtgtctctcatgaataaataaataaaatctttttaaaaaaagattttattttatttttgagtaatgtCTACGCCCAAAGAGGGGGAGGTCAAACCAATAACCCTGGGATGAAGAGGGGTATGCTCCACTGCtccacggactgagccagccaggcgcccccacatCACTTTTttgtaacttccttctgcaacaGCATGAAACCTGGCTGTCAGAAGAATCTACCATATGTACTTATTTGTTCAACACTAGCATATAAATAGTTCCAGAGCTGTTAACCTGTACGCCTGTGAGCAACACATTTACCAGCTAAAGTGCAGCGTTTCTGGCCAGTTCAGACAGTTGTTTGAATGGGAAGCCTCTGAGCTAAGCAAACATGCCTGTGGATGTGGGCCACAGGTGCTCGGGCTTCCAGTTTGAGGTCTCTCAAACCATGACTGCTCTGGTCTCTGGCCAGTGGGAAAGTTGGTTTGCACCTCTCTGCACCACATTCATGCCTCGGATCGGACCAAAGGGGCTGAGAGGGAAGAATGGAAACCCCCGCTGTGGTCCTCCAAATCTTCAGGTGGGTGGGGGTCTGAGGAGACCATGTTAGGCCTGCTGTCCTCTCATGGGCACTGACTCTGCTCTGAGAGTGGGTGCAGAGTGGGCAGGGCGGCCCCTGTGTGAGGGCCCAGGTAGCAGAACCTGCTTGGTGGGTGTGCCCGCCCAGGCATGCATCAGGTGGGCGGGCTGTGGCAGGACAGCGCAGGCCAGGGATGCCCTTCCCCTGGGAAGAGACCGGGCTTGACTTTGCGAGGGGGTGTTTGGGGGGTGGTGCTTGAGGCCCGTAGAGCCTGAGCTGAgtcctgccctttttttttcttttttaagatttatttaaccatgacagacagagagagagagagaggcagagatacaggcagagggagaagcaggctccatgcagggagcccgacgtgggactccatcccggggctccaggatcacaccccaggctgaaggcggcgccaaaccgctgggccatcggggctgcccgcTGAGTCCTATCCTAAATCCTCCTCAAGCATACAGTGGTGACCAACAGTACCCAACATTTAGAActgctttgctgcatcccaaagattttgacctgtagtgttttcatttgtctctgggtatttttttcatttctctttcgaTTTACTCATtggcccctctcctctcactgtATGTCCTGGCTCTcgtctttgtttttgtctttgtttttggtcCTGGCTCTGTTCTAATCATACCTTTCATCCTCAACAATATCCCTCAGAGTGGACACTGTTATtaagtccattttacagatgaggccactgagtctcagagagggcATCATTTGCCATGGTCCTAGACAAAGTAGGTGAGCCTGGCAACAGACTCTGAaccctttatatttatttatatgacatctGGGCAGAGGGACAGACGTCTCTGCCTTCCTGGATCTGAGGGTCTAGGGCACAGACACACAATAGGCcacataagtgaataaataatcaAGGTAATTTCAGATGATGTCAAATGTCTTGTGAGattggggaggagggagacagatcaaggaaggcctctctgaggaggtgaccaACTGGGAAGGGTTGGAGGAAGAGTGTTCCAGGTAGACCCATCCCCAAGGGCAAAGGTCCTCAATTGTGTGAGGAATTGGGAGGAGGCCAGTGGAGCTGGAGGGCAGTAAACAGCTGGAGGCAAGGAAATAGTGAAGTAAGTGATAAGGAGACACCCAGGGCCATGTGGACCAGGGTGAAGACTTTGGTGGTTCTTCTGAGTCACCTAGGGAGCCATGGGAGAATTTAGAGCAGGAGGGGAACCTCATCCGAGTATTAAGGACTGTGGCCACAGGTGTGGAATGGTGGATAGGGGTGGAAGCACAGAGATGCCCAGGCTCCTGACATCTGCCAGAGAAGTCAGGGTCTCAGTCTAGAGAAAAGAGGCACTGGAAGGGTGGGGGTGTTTGGAGGGCCCTGGATGGGTGGCAGGAAGAGCCTCCCTCTGCAGCATAGAGCCCCAGGGAGGTGAGACTGCAGCCTGGGAGGTGTGAAGAGGCCACCTTCCCACGTGGGGCGTGGCTTCCCCTTCCCAGAAGGGGGTCATTTAtccagcacctgggtggccccacCACGTCTGAGGAATCTCCAGGGCTCCTCTCTGTCAGTTTGGAAGACAAGGCTGTGGAGCACCACCACCCAAGCGTTCCCCAGCCCCCACGCCACCCCCACTGGCGGCACTGCCTTGCATGTGTCCTTGGTCCCAGCAGGCGGGAACCGTTCTGTCTCCCCCAGGAACAGCAGGGCGAGAAGCCTCGGGGACTCCTCAAGGGGGTACACGGGGATGTGACCAGGCCTGGGTGCCCCTTGTGATCCCTCGCCTGGGGGCACTCTCCCAAGCCTCCCCTCAGTCCCCTGGGACACCATCACCCCACTGGGGCTAGTCAAAGAGCACCAATCCTGGGGAAAGTAGTGGCCACCAGGCCTAGTCCCCCTTCCTGGCTGTAGCCTCTGGTCTGAGGGTGGGAGAGCTGGGCCTGGCCAGGAAACTCCTGGGAACTGGGAGTGGGGGTGTGGGGCCAGCTCAGACTGGCCCATTGGAGGAGCAGAGGCCTGGGAGAGGCGTGGGAGAGCCACATAGACAAAGACACAGCCAACGACTGAGAGAGATGCAAGAGAGACGGGGAGAAAGAGAGCCAGACCCTGAGAGACCCGATGAAAGAGAcacacactcattcattcatttactcagtcAGCGGTAACTTACGgggcctgggctgtgtccccgctGCGCCACCAACAAGCGTGAACCCCTGCCTCCCGAGGGGCTGACCGTCTGGTGGGGACACCCCCCAGAAACATGTTAAATGAGCAAATCACGTCGTTGGGAGCAATAAGAGTAGGAGagcaagggcgggggggggggggggggcggggcggggcggggccaggaagGCTTTCGAACCAGATCCTCCTCAtctggggagaaggaggctcccacCAGAACCCTGCCTTCACCTGcgcctccccagctccctccaagccaggtgtgtgtggggggcgaGAGGGGGGTAGGATGTGGGGCGGGAGGATGGAAAGTGGCCTGCGCCCCGAGGAGCCACCAGGACCTAACTGCTGGAGGGTGGGCACCCAGGCTGCCGCCGCCCTTCCTGAAGACTTCTAACCTGCGCTGCTGGGGTCTCTCGCCGACGGGGCGTTCTTGGGGTGCAGCCCAGAGGCTCAGCTGGACGGCAGGCGGGGAAATGGGCAGGGACCGGCGTCCGGGGACAGACGGGACCgctctgctgggggaggggggacgggACGGGAAGAGGCTCAGGCTACGGCCGCCCGGGCTGACAACCTCCTCTTCCCGCGCCTCCCAGTCCTCCCACCGCGACGGAGCGTCCCGGGGCGAGCGGTTCAGGCCCGGAGGGGGGAGCCTAGGGCTCGCCGGTGCCAGTCGCCGCCGGGGCGCGCTCCGGTGCCGCGGCGGGTGGCACAGGCTGGCAGCCATGGGCTGGGTGCCCGGGCCCCAAAGGGAGGGGGCGACGGCTGGCGACCGCCAGAGGTCCGCGTTGCGGGCCCGCCCCCTCGCCTGCCagctccagccccgccccccgagccctGGTGGCATACTCCGCTCCCCGCTGCGCGACTGCCGGGGACGCACGACCAGGGCGCAGGGGTGAGTGCACCGCACCGGGTCTCCAGGTGCGCGGGGCTCAGCCGTGCCGGCAGTGGGTGGCCCTGATCGCCTCCCCGGTCCCCTTGTTTGGGTCCCCCCCACTTGGCCTcggtggggggtgcggggggcggggaaGCCGGAGACTCCCGGGCTGGACGCGGGGCCGGGATGGGGTAGGGGCTCCAGGAATTCCCTGGCCTCGCCCTCTCCTGGCTGCGCCACCGTTGAGTTTCGCTACTTCGGTCCTGCTGCCAGGGAATCCCAGGCCAGGCGGGAGATGCAGAGGCTGTGAGCCTCTGCTCGGTGTCCCCATCAGAGCGAGTGTCACCAGTGTCTGCGTGGATTTGATGCCTCCCTCCCCCTGCGTGGCTGAGGCCGTGACTCCCTGGGTCTGTATTTGTGCAAGGTTCCCTGAGCGGAGCCGAGGCGTCTGGGATGCATTTGCTTCTGCCGCGTCCAAATAAGCCCGTGGCCCTTGCTcggcctcggttttctcatctcttAAGTGGGACTCTCAGGACCTTTTCTGACTCGCATAACCATTTCTGAGTAGCCGCACCTATGCAAGAAGAGGAACACCTTTGTGTCCACTTTTTATGTAAGGGACTTCTTTCGAGTCACAACTGGTGTCTGTAAATTGGGATTAAGAGGAGAGCTGTGGAGGGGATGAAAGGGTGAAGTCTCAGGCGGGAAGTATTATTATACCCTAATGACACGTGTGCCTCTCTGCAAACGTCCCTTGGTGCAATTTGGGTCCTGTCTGCTGCCCTCAGGCTCtgcctctgtaaaatgggagaacaGACTTAGCTATCtcacaggtttttttgttttgttttttcttcttttgtggtgGATGAAGGGGTTTGGACAGGAAAAAGCTCTGTGTGCAGCGAGGCATGTAGAATGTGGGgttctgggctccaggctgggtgtggGTGGAGGTTGTGAAATTGTGGCCTGTAGGACTGGGCAAGACCCTTTCTGATTGTGACTTAAGTTAGGTCCCTGTATGTCTCAATGTTGCTCTGTTCATGTGTGACTATTTTCTTGTTTCCCTGATGGGGTGTGACTGTGTATTTTTGCCCTAGTTTGTGACTGTGTGTTCATGTCTTTGTCAGTGTGTCTCTGTCTATTTCTGATTGAATCCAGCCCCGGATATCCCTGATTATGTGTGAATTATTAGTGTCCCTCTCCCATAGGACTCTGTGTCACCACGTCCCCTCGTGATATTATTTGCGTGTCTTTGTGTCGGCCTGTCTCCCCGGCCACCTCGTTTTCATTCCGAGCTCCCTTTGGGCCCCGGGGGGAGTGTGGAGTGGGGGGGTTAGGGCCCCtttccccgaggccccgccccacCGTGCCCGCGCCCCCAGGCCTGACACCGCACCCTACCCCTCCCGCAGCCTTGGGGCAGGAGGCGCATGGAGTCGGGGCTGCTGCGGCCGGCGCCGGTGAGCGAGGTCATCGTCTTGCACTACAACTACACCGGCAAGCTGCGCGGCGCGCGCTACCAGCCCGGCGCGGGGCTGCGTGCGGACGCCGTCGTGTCCCTGGCCGTGTGCGCCCTCATCGTGCTCGAGAACCTGGCTGTGCTGTTCGTGCTTGCGCGCCACCCGCGCTTCCACGCGCCCATGTTCCTGCTCCTGGGCAGCCTTACGCTGTCCGACCTGCTGGCGGGCGCGGCCTACGCGGCCAACATCCTGCTGTCGGGGCCTCTCACGCTGCGCCTGTCGCCCGCGCTCTGGTTCGCCCGCGAAGGTGGCGTCTTCGTGGCGCTCGCCGCGTCCGTGCTGAGCCTCCTGGCCATCGCGCTGGAGCGCCGCCTCACCATGGCCCGCCGCGGACCCGCGCCCGCCTCCCGTCGGGGACGCACGCTGGCACTGGCGGGGGCCGCCTGGGGCGTGTCGCTGTTCCTCGGACTCCTGCCAGCGCTCGGCTGGAATTGTCTGGGCCGCCTGGACTCCTGCTCCACGGTCCTGCCGCTCTACGCCAAGGCCTACGTGCTCTTCTGCGTGCTCGCCTTCCTCGGCATCCTGGCCACCATCTGTGCGCTCTACGGGCGCATCTACTGCCAGGTGCGCGCCAACGCGCGGCGCCTGCGGGAGCGCCCCGGGGCCTCCGGGGGCGCCTCCACccgggcccgccgcccgccgcgctcgCTGGCGCTGTTGCGCACGCTCAGCTTGGTGCTGCTGGCCTTTCTCATGTGTTGGGGccccctcttcctgctgctcttgTTCGACGTGGCGTGCCCGGCGCGCGCCTGCCCCGTGCTCTTGCAGGCCGACCCCTTCCTGGGCCTGGCCATGGCCAACTCGCTTCTGAACCCCATCATTTACACGTTCACCAACCGCGACCTGCGCCACGCTCTCGTGCGCCTCCTCTGTTGCGGCCGCCGCCCCTGCACCAGAGAGCAGGACGCCTCCCAGGGGTCCGGGAGCCCCGCGGGGGCTTCGGAAGGCCTCAACCGCTGGCTGCCCCCTGGCTTGGACGGCAGCTGCCGCCACTTGGGGCGCTTGTCCCCCCAGCCGGACGGGCTGGACACCAGCGGCTCCACCGGCGGCCCTGGTGCGCCCACAGCCTCCTGGACCCTGGTACACGCACCGGCTGCAGACTGACGCCCTTTGGCCTGCCATCGCCCTCCCTAAGTGCTGTTTTTGcagactttctctttttaaataaaggaatttgTAGGAAAAGCTGCTGAAGATGGTGGCGGCAGAAGATGGGAAACCTCACAGCAGTGAATAAGACAACGCAGCCCTTGTGGAATCGACATTTTGATGGGGGACACAGGCAACAGCAGAGTGAAGAAATCACGGAGATAATTCTGGCTACAATACAGTGATGCGATGGTGGTCAGGGGCGGCTTCTCTGCCAAAGAGGTGATATACGATGTAAGCTGAGACATCATTGCCCTGGGAACACTTGAAAGAAGAGTTTTTCAGGGTGAGGGAACAGCagagcaaaggtcctgaggttGAAACATGCCTGTGTGTTctctgaaaacagagaaaagcagCCCTTCTGGCTGGAGCAGTAATAGAGGAGAGTGGtgggaggaaacagaggcaggaAATAGATGATGCAGAAGGGACAGAGCCTTGTGGGGCTCATGGAGGACTTTGCTTCTACTCTTGGTGAAGTGGGAGGCAGAGGATGGACTTGATTTGCTTGAAATGTTCACAGAT encodes:
- the S1PR5 gene encoding sphingosine 1-phosphate receptor 5; protein product: MESGLLRPAPVSEVIVLHYNYTGKLRGARYQPGAGLRADAVVSLAVCALIVLENLAVLFVLARHPRFHAPMFLLLGSLTLSDLLAGAAYAANILLSGPLTLRLSPALWFAREGGVFVALAASVLSLLAIALERRLTMARRGPAPASRRGRTLALAGAAWGVSLFLGLLPALGWNCLGRLDSCSTVLPLYAKAYVLFCVLAFLGILATICALYGRIYCQVRANARRLRERPGASGGASTRARRPPRSLALLRTLSLVLLAFLMCWGPLFLLLLFDVACPARACPVLLQADPFLGLAMANSLLNPIIYTFTNRDLRHALVRLLCCGRRPCTREQDASQGSGSPAGASEGLNRWLPPGLDGSCRHLGRLSPQPDGLDTSGSTGGPGAPTASWTLVHAPAAD